The Flavobacteriales bacterium genome includes a region encoding these proteins:
- a CDS encoding divalent-cation tolerance protein CutA, whose amino-acid sequence MMMVYLTFPNAEEAEQIGRILVEEGLAACVNFWDGMKSIYRWQGRVEEAGETVCIAKTSADNFEALRARVVSLHSYECPCVVAWPLSDGHAPYIDWLAASVGAPDNGK is encoded by the coding sequence ATGATGATGGTTTACCTCACCTTTCCAAATGCTGAGGAAGCAGAACAGATCGGGAGGATTCTTGTTGAGGAAGGATTGGCAGCTTGTGTCAATTTCTGGGATGGGATGAAATCTATCTATCGTTGGCAGGGCAGGGTAGAGGAGGCCGGGGAGACAGTGTGTATTGCCAAGACCTCAGCGGACAATTTTGAAGCATTGCGTGCCCGGGTCGTTTCACTTCATTCGTATGAATGCCCTTGTGTTGTTGCCTGGCCGTTGTCCGATGGACATGCGCCGTACATAGATTGGCTGGCAGCGTCAGTTGGGGCGCCTGATAACGGGAAATAA
- the aat gene encoding leucyl/phenylalanyl-tRNA--protein transferase, translating to MVYWLGDKEVFPSPELANEEGLLAVGGQLSEGRLLEAYSQGIFPWFDNDDDPVMWWSPDPRLVLFPEELKISRSMRPVLNGNAFEVTFDQAFGEVIIACKSGFRKGQRGTWITDNMVKAYMDLHNKGWAHSVEVWHERQLVGGLYGISMGTAFFGESMFSKMSNASKIGFITLVQWLRKRSFRMIDCQVYTSHLASLGAREIPRTQFLTTLKECLVSPTLNGKWIYSND from the coding sequence TTCACCGGAATTGGCAAATGAAGAAGGCTTGTTGGCGGTTGGTGGACAGCTGTCGGAAGGCCGTTTACTGGAGGCCTATTCACAAGGAATATTTCCATGGTTCGATAATGATGACGACCCCGTTATGTGGTGGTCACCTGATCCCAGACTGGTGCTATTCCCGGAAGAGCTGAAGATCAGCCGGAGTATGCGTCCGGTGCTGAATGGAAATGCGTTTGAAGTGACCTTTGATCAGGCATTCGGTGAGGTGATCATAGCCTGTAAGTCTGGTTTCAGGAAAGGCCAGCGCGGCACATGGATCACCGACAATATGGTTAAAGCATATATGGATTTACATAACAAAGGGTGGGCGCATTCGGTGGAAGTTTGGCATGAAAGGCAGCTTGTCGGAGGATTGTATGGCATATCCATGGGAACTGCCTTCTTTGGTGAGTCGATGTTCTCCAAAATGTCAAATGCGTCCAAGATCGGTTTCATAACGTTGGTTCAATGGCTCCGGAAAAGATCCTTTCGTATGATAGACTGCCAGGTGTATACATCGCATCTGGCCTCACTGGGCGCACGGGAAATTCCGCGTACCCAATTTCTAACCACCCTGAAGGAGTGTTTGGTGTCACCCACCCTGAATGGTAAATGGATATACAGCAATGACTAA